One genomic region from Dehalobacter restrictus DSM 9455 encodes:
- the rpsI gene encoding 30S ribosomal protein S9 produces MSAQLQYQGTGRRKNAVARVRLLAGNGKYTINDRDLSEYFGKKTLEMIVQQPLEVTETLGKYDLIARVHGGGTTGQAGALRMGIARALLKADESLRPALKRAGFLTRDPRMKERRKYGLKKARKAPQFSKR; encoded by the coding sequence ATGTCAGCACAGCTTCAGTATCAAGGCACAGGCAGAAGGAAAAATGCAGTTGCCCGGGTCAGACTTCTGGCCGGTAACGGAAAATATACGATTAACGACAGAGACCTAAGTGAATACTTCGGCAAGAAAACTTTAGAGATGATTGTTCAGCAGCCCTTAGAAGTTACTGAAACTTTAGGGAAATACGATTTAATTGCCAGAGTTCACGGCGGCGGTACAACCGGCCAGGCCGGTGCCCTCAGAATGGGTATTGCCAGAGCTTTGCTTAAAGCAGATGAAAGTCTTCGTCCGGCTTTAAAACGCGCAGGTTTTCTTACCCGTGACCCGCGTATGAAAGAGCGCCGCAAATACGGACTCAAAAAGGCCCGCAAAGCGCCTCAATTCTCGAAACGTTAA
- a CDS encoding N-acetylmuramoyl-L-alanine amidase, with translation MAKHLNYSRISGLMHGQIMPRPKIILASSILILLAVTGIFLSQKTAVHTAKDVPGWSWILGGVTISIDAGHGGVDPGAVGVNKTLEKDVNLQVSKRLQVLFTQAGSKVVMLREQDRDFGTSLSLLQRKREDLAYRIQTAMESQAKIYLSIHANSFSDQRQHGPQVFYHPESDGGKLLAESIQQSLNKVGTKEREAKANQSYFILKNTDMVAVTIEVGFLSNPEEEKKLNESAYQQQLAMAIFEGVGNYLAKEQPVAAAD, from the coding sequence ATGGCCAAACACCTGAATTATTCACGGATCAGTGGACTGATGCACGGACAGATAATGCCAAGACCAAAGATTATACTGGCATCAAGCATTCTCATTCTTCTGGCCGTAACCGGTATTTTTCTCAGCCAGAAAACAGCAGTGCATACCGCCAAGGATGTTCCCGGATGGAGCTGGATACTTGGCGGAGTAACCATTTCGATCGATGCCGGTCATGGCGGGGTTGACCCTGGGGCTGTTGGTGTCAATAAAACCCTGGAGAAGGATGTGAATCTGCAAGTTTCTAAAAGGCTGCAGGTACTTTTCACCCAGGCCGGAAGCAAAGTTGTGATGCTAAGGGAGCAGGACCGGGATTTTGGGACTTCTTTAAGCTTGCTTCAACGCAAAAGAGAGGACTTGGCCTACCGGATTCAGACCGCTATGGAATCCCAGGCTAAAATATATCTGAGTATTCATGCCAATAGTTTTTCCGATCAAAGACAGCATGGCCCGCAAGTGTTTTATCATCCGGAATCCGATGGAGGAAAACTGCTGGCTGAAAGTATCCAGCAAAGTTTGAATAAAGTCGGAACAAAAGAACGGGAAGCAAAGGCAAACCAAAGCTATTTTATCCTCAAGAATACGGATATGGTGGCCGTGACAATTGAAGTCGGGTTCCTGTCCAATCCGGAGGAAGAAAAGAAATTAAACGAAAGTGCTTATCAGCAGCAGCTGGCCATGGCTATTTTCGAAGGAGTGGGCAATTATCTGGCCAAGGAACAGCCGGTGGCGGCAGCCGATTAA
- a CDS encoding ABC transporter ATP-binding protein gives MEKVIEICSLTKLYKNGRGIDDINLEINQGDIFGFLGPNGAGKTTAMKIMTGLIRPDRGDVRIFGHSITESYEKAMAEVGCIIEIADSYPFLTAYENLRQRARYYQGVDDCRIDEVLELTGMIKYKQEKPRKFSLGMKQRLGLAAAILARPKVLILDEPLNGLDVEGMIDVRNLIKQMAEQEGTTFFISSHLIHDVELTCSRIGVIVNGKMLNVDSTEEILQNYATLENYFVSEVERNGRV, from the coding sequence ATGGAAAAAGTGATTGAAATATGCAGCCTGACCAAACTGTATAAAAATGGCCGGGGCATTGACGATATTAACCTGGAAATTAATCAGGGGGATATTTTTGGTTTTCTTGGGCCAAACGGTGCAGGAAAAACAACGGCAATGAAGATCATGACCGGATTAATCCGGCCGGACCGCGGTGACGTCAGGATTTTCGGGCATAGTATTACCGAATCGTACGAGAAGGCCATGGCGGAAGTTGGCTGTATTATTGAAATTGCTGACTCTTATCCGTTTTTGACCGCTTATGAGAACTTAAGGCAGCGTGCCCGGTATTATCAGGGAGTCGATGACTGCAGAATTGATGAGGTTCTGGAGCTTACCGGTATGATCAAATACAAACAGGAAAAACCTAGGAAGTTTTCCCTGGGCATGAAGCAGCGTTTGGGTTTAGCTGCAGCTATTCTGGCCAGGCCCAAAGTTTTGATCCTGGATGAGCCATTGAACGGACTCGATGTCGAGGGGATGATCGATGTCCGTAATCTCATTAAGCAGATGGCTGAACAGGAAGGAACCACCTTTTTTATTTCAAGCCATCTGATCCATGATGTCGAACTTACCTGCAGCAGGATCGGGGTCATCGTCAATGGAAAGATGCTCAATGTGGACAGCACGGAAGAGATTCTGCAAAATTACGCCACGTTGGAGAATTACTTTGTCAGTGAGGTGGAACGCAATGGCCGCGTATAA
- a CDS encoding ABC transporter permease has protein sequence MAAYKAALINEIEKLYKKKKALVALIISLVVIVLGQLAVVGVRSGFGVRGAGSVEFPVLVLSVVVNTILPLFTALIAIDCFSGEFSHNLMRVTLTRPVSRLKIYTAKVTAIAVFILANLLILMVFSMLAGFLFNANSATITAVARTVLVYVISLFPLFTLALGIVFLANILKSGTSVFFVAIIVFLAIKAFGIFFSEYASLLITTQLDWYNLWLANSLPLAKIGREFCLMLGYALMFFAAGFYLFDKKEF, from the coding sequence ATGGCCGCGTATAAAGCTGCTTTGATCAATGAAATTGAAAAGCTGTACAAAAAGAAAAAAGCCCTGGTTGCGCTGATTATTTCACTGGTTGTGATTGTACTGGGGCAGCTGGCTGTCGTTGGTGTCAGAAGCGGCTTTGGCGTAAGAGGCGCCGGCAGCGTAGAATTTCCCGTACTGGTTTTGTCGGTCGTCGTCAATACGATTCTGCCGCTGTTTACAGCGCTCATTGCCATTGACTGTTTTTCCGGGGAGTTCTCCCATAACCTGATGCGCGTCACGCTGACCAGGCCGGTCAGCAGGCTAAAAATCTATACGGCCAAAGTCACAGCTATTGCAGTCTTTATTCTGGCCAACCTGCTGATCTTAATGGTCTTCTCCATGCTTGCCGGTTTTCTGTTTAATGCCAATTCCGCTACGATTACCGCTGTAGCGAGAACCGTGCTCGTTTATGTGATCAGCCTGTTTCCGCTGTTTACATTGGCCCTAGGGATTGTGTTTTTGGCCAATATTCTAAAGAGCGGCACGTCGGTATTTTTTGTTGCAATTATTGTCTTTCTGGCCATCAAGGCTTTTGGTATTTTCTTTTCTGAGTACGCAAGCCTGTTGATTACCACACAGCTCGACTGGTACAATTTGTGGCTGGCCAATTCTTTGCCGCTGGCGAAGATTGGCCGGGAGTTTTGTCTGATGCTTGGCTACGCATTGATGTTTTTTGCAGCGGGGTTTTATTTGTTTGATAAAAAAGAGTTCTAG
- a CDS encoding sensor histidine kinase, translating to MNLKKRLIAANAATVAIPVLITALVAIAYLFIYSKLYGNIYSWESYQRASKIEAALMDTERLIQQESPDAIADEKFQRLLRQKIAEIGGELIILKDDSVIYTSLDAPGIGKIELAKALEAGQNKPGKETIVISSQSFTVQIIEQDPADAAGGTVLLLVPPDQEANGLIQFLIVIGLTFLCTFIATNILISYQFSRAVLQPLNHLQHAADEIRTGNLDCQIAEEGDREIEALCRDLELMRLKLKESIHTQLKYEDNRKMLISSISHDLKTPVTSIKGYVEGILDGVANTPEKTEKYLKTIYVKAEQVDKMIDDLLLYAKLDLNQIPFNFERTDVQEFIRSCLLESEPELENNRIHTEMFSDLTQKRCVFLDRERMKRIVMNILDNSRKYMDKDEAVIRVLLRETPSSIIMEFQDNGCGVSEKDLPYIFDRFYRSDQARTGIEGSGLGLAIAQQVVEGHQGIIWAMSHGKEGMSILISLAYLKD from the coding sequence ATGAATCTTAAGAAGCGTTTAATTGCAGCAAATGCAGCTACCGTGGCGATTCCGGTACTGATTACAGCACTGGTCGCCATAGCGTATCTGTTTATATACAGCAAACTATATGGCAATATATATTCCTGGGAAAGCTACCAGCGGGCCTCTAAGATTGAAGCAGCACTGATGGATACAGAAAGACTGATCCAGCAGGAGAGCCCCGACGCGATTGCTGATGAAAAGTTTCAGCGGCTGTTGCGCCAGAAAATAGCCGAAATCGGAGGCGAACTGATCATCCTGAAGGATGATAGCGTGATCTATACCTCGCTGGATGCACCGGGAATTGGCAAGATTGAGCTGGCTAAGGCCCTGGAAGCAGGGCAAAACAAGCCTGGCAAGGAAACCATTGTGATCAGCAGTCAGTCCTTTACGGTTCAAATTATTGAGCAGGATCCCGCAGATGCCGCCGGAGGAACCGTGCTGCTGCTCGTTCCGCCGGATCAGGAAGCTAACGGCCTGATTCAATTTCTCATTGTGATCGGCCTGACGTTTCTTTGCACTTTTATTGCTACGAACATCCTGATCTCCTATCAGTTTTCGCGGGCGGTTTTGCAGCCCCTAAATCACCTGCAGCATGCTGCAGATGAGATTCGGACCGGCAACCTGGACTGCCAGATTGCCGAAGAAGGTGACCGGGAGATTGAAGCATTGTGCCGGGACCTCGAGCTTATGCGCCTTAAGCTCAAGGAATCGATCCATACCCAGCTGAAATATGAAGACAACAGAAAAATGCTGATATCCAGCATATCCCATGATTTAAAGACTCCCGTTACGTCGATTAAGGGTTATGTTGAAGGCATTTTGGATGGCGTCGCAAATACCCCGGAAAAAACGGAGAAATATTTAAAAACCATCTATGTAAAGGCTGAGCAGGTTGATAAGATGATTGATGATTTGCTGCTCTACGCCAAACTTGATCTAAACCAGATTCCGTTTAATTTTGAAAGGACCGATGTTCAGGAATTTATTAGAAGCTGTTTGCTGGAAAGTGAACCTGAACTCGAAAACAATAGAATACACACGGAAATGTTCAGTGACCTGACCCAAAAGCGCTGCGTTTTTCTTGATCGGGAACGAATGAAAAGAATTGTAATGAACATTCTGGATAACTCCCGTAAGTATATGGACAAAGATGAGGCAGTGATAAGGGTTCTGCTCAGGGAGACTCCTTCCAGTATTATTATGGAGTTTCAGGACAATGGGTGTGGAGTCAGTGAAAAGGATCTGCCGTATATTTTTGACCGGTTTTACCGTTCCGATCAGGCCAGAACAGGGATTGAGGGAAGCGGCCTCGGACTTGCGATTGCCCAACAGGTTGTCGAGGGGCATCAGGGGATTATCTGGGCAATGTCCCACGGCAAGGAAGGAATGAGTATTCTGATTTCACTGGCCTATCTTAAAGACTAG
- a CDS encoding response regulator transcription factor has product MKKILIIEDDLNIAELQQDYLEVEGFAADICADGSAGLKQFQENGYDLLILDIMLPGLDGLEILRSLRDEKEVPVILVSAKKEEIDKIKGFNLGADDYITKPFSPGELVARVKAHLQNYEKLKKKFSEKQISNNAVVIRGLRIEKEARRVYIHNREANLAQKEFELLLYLAKHPNRVFGRDELFEKVWGLEALGDSATVTVHIARLRDKIESDPSNPQYIETVWGAGYRFRV; this is encoded by the coding sequence ATGAAAAAAATTCTGATTATTGAAGATGATCTGAATATTGCGGAACTGCAACAAGATTACCTGGAAGTGGAAGGTTTTGCAGCCGACATTTGTGCGGATGGTTCTGCCGGTCTGAAGCAGTTCCAGGAAAACGGCTATGATCTTCTAATCCTTGATATCATGCTTCCGGGTCTGGATGGTCTGGAGATTCTGCGCAGTCTAAGAGATGAAAAAGAGGTCCCTGTGATTTTGGTATCTGCTAAAAAAGAGGAAATCGACAAAATCAAAGGCTTTAATCTCGGAGCGGATGATTATATCACGAAACCCTTCAGCCCCGGTGAACTTGTCGCCAGGGTCAAAGCTCATCTGCAGAATTATGAAAAACTGAAGAAGAAATTCAGCGAAAAGCAGATAAGCAACAACGCTGTTGTGATCCGTGGACTCAGGATCGAGAAAGAAGCCCGCAGGGTCTATATCCATAACCGGGAAGCAAATCTCGCCCAGAAAGAATTTGAGCTGCTTTTATATCTGGCCAAGCATCCCAACCGGGTATTCGGCAGAGACGAATTATTCGAAAAGGTCTGGGGACTTGAGGCACTCGGTGATTCCGCTACGGTCACGGTTCATATCGCCCGGCTGCGCGATAAAATTGAAAGCGACCCTTCCAACCCGCAATATATCGAAACGGTATGGGGAGCGGGCTATCGGTTCAGGGTTTAA
- a CDS encoding L,D-transpeptidase, translating to MKRKQSKIAIATVVILFIVAGLMSFLGGSEVVSVFSRYNSNQDQTTPQDNQTSYHNQQNGTAENSGGNNQGTENNQNAEVQQQESANRQQETANSQETQQSHYRIDVDVTEQIVRIYYRDSEIKQFTASTGVNNLTPLGDFEIQNRGEWFFSEKYQQGAKYWVSFKDWGVYLFHSVPMDEQKKMIAEEATKLGTPASHGCIRLEVENAKWIYDNIPQERRCIFINVINDA from the coding sequence TTGAAAAGAAAACAATCTAAAATCGCAATTGCCACGGTAGTTATATTATTTATTGTTGCCGGGTTAATGAGCTTTCTGGGCGGATCTGAAGTAGTCAGTGTGTTTTCTCGGTACAATTCTAATCAGGACCAGACAACCCCGCAAGATAACCAGACTTCTTATCATAACCAACAGAATGGAACGGCTGAAAACAGCGGTGGGAATAACCAGGGTACAGAAAACAATCAGAATGCTGAAGTACAACAGCAGGAATCCGCGAATAGACAGCAGGAAACGGCCAACTCTCAGGAAACACAGCAAAGCCACTACCGGATTGATGTTGATGTGACCGAACAAATTGTCCGGATCTATTATCGGGACTCTGAAATCAAACAATTTACAGCGTCGACAGGCGTCAATAATTTGACTCCGCTGGGGGATTTTGAAATTCAAAACCGTGGCGAATGGTTTTTCTCGGAAAAATACCAGCAGGGCGCCAAATACTGGGTCTCTTTCAAAGACTGGGGTGTATACCTTTTCCATTCCGTCCCGATGGATGAACAGAAAAAAATGATTGCCGAAGAAGCGACTAAACTTGGCACACCGGCTTCTCATGGCTGTATCAGGCTCGAAGTGGAAAACGCCAAATGGATTTATGACAACATTCCGCAGGAACGAAGGTGCATATTCATTAATGTTATTAATGATGCCTAA
- the argC gene encoding N-acetyl-gamma-glutamyl-phosphate reductase, whose protein sequence is MIKVGILGATGYTGQELLRLLNNHPEVTLAHLGSSTSAGKRISDICPHLQESLENVLETEELPDVDVVFMALPHGIAAARARELMEHGIKIVDLGADFRLKDAQEYENWYKVKHADPALLPKAVYGLPELYRNEIAGKALVANPGCYPTASQLALVPLLRAGLLDPNSIIIDAKSGVSGAGRGIVQNLHYSEVNENFKAYGVGVHRHTPEIEQQLSGAADAKVVISFTPHLVPMTRGILATIYAGVKSGITEQELRDCWQQDYEKEPFIHVMPEREWPQTKYTNGSNHAFLQLRYDQRTGRVVLVSVIDNLVKGASGQAIQNMNILFDLPETTGLQTTALWP, encoded by the coding sequence ATGATTAAAGTTGGAATTCTTGGAGCAACCGGCTATACAGGGCAGGAACTGCTTCGTTTATTAAATAACCATCCAGAGGTCACGCTGGCGCATTTGGGCTCTTCTACATCTGCGGGAAAGCGTATTTCAGATATTTGCCCTCACCTTCAGGAAAGTCTGGAGAATGTGCTGGAGACAGAGGAGCTACCTGATGTCGACGTGGTGTTTATGGCGCTTCCGCATGGCATAGCAGCGGCTAGAGCTAGGGAATTGATGGAACACGGCATAAAAATCGTGGATCTTGGAGCCGACTTCAGACTTAAAGACGCCCAGGAGTATGAAAATTGGTATAAGGTTAAGCATGCTGATCCGGCTTTACTGCCAAAGGCTGTTTACGGACTGCCTGAACTATACAGAAATGAAATTGCGGGGAAAGCCCTTGTGGCGAATCCGGGCTGTTATCCCACAGCATCCCAGCTAGCGCTGGTACCGCTACTCCGGGCAGGGCTGCTTGATCCGAACAGTATCATCATCGATGCCAAGTCGGGGGTCTCAGGAGCAGGCCGCGGGATTGTTCAGAACCTTCATTATTCCGAAGTGAATGAGAATTTTAAAGCTTACGGTGTTGGTGTGCATCGCCACACACCGGAGATCGAGCAGCAGTTAAGCGGTGCGGCGGATGCGAAAGTCGTGATTAGTTTTACCCCACATCTCGTACCAATGACCCGAGGCATACTGGCTACCATCTATGCCGGTGTCAAGAGCGGAATAACGGAGCAGGAACTGCGGGATTGCTGGCAGCAAGATTACGAGAAGGAACCGTTTATTCATGTGATGCCGGAAAGAGAGTGGCCCCAGACGAAATATACGAATGGGAGCAACCACGCATTCCTTCAGCTAAGATATGACCAGCGGACCGGCAGGGTCGTCCTGGTTTCCGTTATTGACAATTTGGTCAAAGGAGCATCCGGCCAAGCCATCCAGAATATGAACATCCTGTTTGATCTGCCGGAAACGACTGGGCTTCAAACCACCGCGCTCTGGCCATAG